From Sporosarcina sp. Te-1, the proteins below share one genomic window:
- a CDS encoding MBL fold metallo-hydrolase, whose translation MAVTPLTAGDIAKKVIRKEPFFILDVRNEDAFKDWKIEGESVQHLNVPYFDLLDGVDHILGQLPTDRPVVVVCAKEGSSILIADMLSDEGRDVHYLKGGMKAWSEHLEPVKIGDLKEGGAIYQFVRIGKGCLSYMIVSGGEAALVDATRMTEVFTAFANELGVKITHVLDTHLHADHISGGRQIAEKTGAAYWLPPKDAAEVTFSFEPLEDGRIIAVGKSKIEIQPIYSPGHTIGSTSFIVDDAYLLSGDILFIDSIGRPDLAGLAEDWVGDLRVTLYERYRALAEDLIVLPAHFMIIEELNEDGSVSEKLGTLFAENHGLNIADEQAFRKLVTDNLPPQPNAYQEIRQTNMGKINPDIEAQREMEIGPNRCAVR comes from the coding sequence ATGGCAGTAACACCATTGACAGCAGGCGATATTGCAAAAAAAGTAATAAGAAAAGAACCATTCTTCATTCTGGATGTCCGCAATGAAGATGCGTTCAAAGATTGGAAAATTGAAGGGGAATCGGTACAACATTTGAATGTCCCATACTTTGATTTGTTAGATGGTGTAGACCACATTCTGGGGCAGCTGCCGACAGATCGGCCGGTTGTGGTCGTTTGCGCGAAAGAAGGTTCTTCTATACTAATTGCCGATATGCTTTCGGATGAAGGCCGTGATGTTCACTATTTGAAAGGCGGAATGAAGGCTTGGAGTGAACATCTTGAGCCAGTGAAAATTGGTGATTTAAAGGAGGGGGGCGCCATTTATCAATTTGTCCGGATTGGCAAAGGCTGCTTGTCCTATATGATCGTGTCAGGCGGTGAAGCGGCCCTTGTCGATGCAACTCGTATGACCGAAGTGTTTACTGCCTTTGCTAATGAACTGGGCGTCAAGATCACCCATGTATTGGATACCCATCTTCATGCGGACCATATTTCCGGTGGTCGCCAAATTGCAGAGAAAACAGGAGCTGCTTATTGGTTGCCGCCAAAAGATGCAGCTGAAGTTACATTCTCTTTCGAACCATTGGAGGATGGACGTATCATCGCTGTCGGAAAATCAAAAATTGAGATCCAGCCGATCTACTCCCCTGGACATACAATCGGATCCACTTCATTTATCGTGGACGATGCTTATTTGTTATCCGGAGACATTCTTTTCATAGATTCTATCGGACGTCCGGATTTGGCGGGTCTTGCGGAAGACTGGGTAGGCGATCTGCGAGTTACTCTCTATGAAAGATACCGTGCGCTTGCGGAAGACTTGATCGTTCTGCCAGCTCACTTCATGATCATCGAGGAATTGAATGAAGACGGAAGTGTGTCTGAAAAACTAGGAACATTGTTTGCGGAAAACCATGGTTTGAATATCGCGGATGAACAGGCATTCAGGAAACTGGTGACCGACAATCTTCCGCCTCAACCGAATGCCTACCAAGAAATCCGCCAAACAAATATGGGGAAAATCAATCCTGACATAGAAGCGCAACGTGAAATGGAAATCGGGCCGAACCGCTGTGCAGTGCGTTAA
- a CDS encoding sulfurtransferase TusA family protein: protein MNIAKVLDAKGLACPMPVVRTRKTMKEMEIGEILEIQTTDKGSVADLSAWTASSGHEMVDQKEEAGVFTFWIQKG, encoded by the coding sequence ATGAACATTGCAAAAGTATTGGACGCGAAAGGACTTGCTTGCCCAATGCCAGTTGTACGGACTAGAAAGACGATGAAAGAAATGGAAATAGGAGAAATCCTTGAAATTCAAACAACAGACAAAGGATCAGTGGCCGATTTGTCCGCCTGGACTGCATCCAGCGGCCACGAAATGGTTGATCAAAAAGAAGAAGCAGGTGTCTTCACATTCTGGATCCAAAAAGGGTAA
- a CDS encoding sulfite exporter TauE/SafE family protein, which produces MEIGLLITLFLIGFIGSFISGMVGVGGAIIKYPMLLFIPPLFGLTALTSHEVSGITAVEVVFTTISGVWAYRKSGYLNKKLIAYMGTAILLGSFIGGFGSNLLTAGAIDLVYGMLATLAAILMFIPKKRVDEVPADELEFNHWLAASLSLLVGIAAGIVGAGGAFILVPIMLVVLRIPTRVTIATSLAITFISSIGSTIGKVATGQVLYGPAAVMILAGLLAAPLGAKMGQKVNTKVLQAILAVLILGTAIKVWMDF; this is translated from the coding sequence GTGGAAATCGGATTGTTAATCACCTTATTCTTAATCGGATTCATCGGATCCTTTATCTCCGGTATGGTAGGGGTCGGCGGTGCCATTATTAAATATCCGATGTTGCTCTTCATCCCGCCGCTTTTTGGTTTGACCGCATTAACGTCCCATGAGGTTTCGGGGATAACTGCTGTAGAAGTAGTGTTTACGACCATCTCGGGTGTGTGGGCATACCGGAAAAGCGGTTACTTGAATAAGAAGCTTATCGCCTATATGGGAACTGCCATTTTGCTCGGCAGTTTTATCGGAGGCTTTGGTTCAAATTTGCTTACAGCAGGAGCCATTGATCTGGTATATGGCATGTTGGCGACTCTGGCCGCTATCCTGATGTTCATCCCGAAAAAAAGAGTTGATGAGGTACCGGCTGACGAGTTGGAGTTTAACCATTGGCTCGCAGCTTCACTCTCCCTCCTTGTGGGAATTGCCGCGGGGATTGTCGGGGCAGGAGGGGCTTTCATACTCGTTCCGATCATGCTTGTTGTCTTACGAATCCCAACCCGGGTGACGATCGCCACGTCCCTTGCCATCACGTTCATTTCTTCGATCGGCTCCACGATTGGGAAAGTGGCAACCGGGCAAGTATTGTACGGACCGGCAGCCGTCATGATCCTCGCAGGACTATTGGCGGCGCCTCTTGGAGCGAAAATGGGGCAAAAAGTGAATACAAAAGTGCTGCAAGCTATTTTGGCCGTCTTGATTCTTGGAACAGCGATTAAGGTCTGGATGGATTTTTAA
- a CDS encoding RNA polymerase sigma factor has product MLKKVFADEQRTTPEVEKIIFEKYYDRVYHTAYFIVKDPEMAQDILQESYLKAFRNIHLIHEIEKIGAWLTTITTRTAIDHLRKMKRWNDFAADDVFINRELLQVEQNPISSVETAAERKLIRSLLQGEIDKLNTNHRIVLFLYYFDDLTYEEISEALDVNIATVKTRVHRAKLKLRAAIEKKEELMEAILDVGN; this is encoded by the coding sequence TTGTTGAAAAAGGTGTTCGCTGACGAACAGAGGACGACGCCTGAAGTAGAAAAAATCATTTTTGAAAAGTACTATGACCGTGTTTATCATACAGCTTATTTTATTGTGAAAGATCCTGAAATGGCGCAAGACATTCTTCAGGAAAGCTATTTGAAGGCTTTCCGCAATATCCATCTCATTCATGAGATCGAAAAAATCGGCGCCTGGCTAACGACCATAACAACCCGTACCGCAATCGATCATTTGAGAAAGATGAAAAGATGGAATGATTTTGCCGCAGACGACGTCTTTATTAACAGAGAGCTCTTGCAAGTGGAGCAGAACCCGATTTCCTCTGTTGAAACAGCAGCTGAAAGAAAGTTGATCCGTTCCCTTCTACAGGGAGAAATCGACAAATTGAACACGAATCACCGAATTGTCCTTTTTCTTTATTACTTCGATGACTTGACCTATGAAGAGATTTCTGAGGCTTTGGATGTCAACATTGCAACCGTTAAAACACGTGTGCACCGAGCGAAACTGAAATTGAGAGCGGCAATCGAAAAGAAAGAAGAATTGATGGAGGCGATTCTGGATGTCGGAAACTGA
- a CDS encoding DUF4367 domain-containing protein, translating into MSETENRDFDDLIREALQEQIHRQPLSKLTVVEAWERLEARKSTSFPRRKMKGWGMLLSLAVACTLLFFIWSPGHGSAYGNLVVWFQQIQGSVVQLFGGKSEKIDSMDLPKATAFQVIETPDYQTEQLSMEKAQSVTDFPIILPAVPNDFQLAHVDVIRKQNEMSKEIYLNYTNGHRDFTIAEFSSTESFSFGIMADQDDALLEELIIGGQKGSLITYKNNTRQLIWMTESHYFSIEGNLTKEEIIKIAKSM; encoded by the coding sequence ATGTCGGAAACTGAAAATCGGGATTTCGATGACCTCATTCGGGAAGCGCTGCAAGAACAGATCCATCGGCAGCCCCTTTCCAAGCTGACGGTCGTCGAGGCTTGGGAAAGGCTCGAGGCAAGAAAGAGTACAAGCTTTCCACGTCGTAAAATGAAAGGATGGGGAATGCTTCTATCCCTGGCAGTTGCTTGTACATTGCTCTTTTTTATTTGGTCGCCTGGACATGGATCCGCATACGGAAACCTGGTGGTATGGTTCCAGCAGATTCAAGGATCGGTCGTCCAACTATTCGGCGGAAAGTCGGAGAAAATCGACTCGATGGATTTACCCAAAGCAACCGCTTTTCAAGTCATCGAGACCCCGGACTATCAAACAGAGCAGCTAAGTATGGAGAAAGCACAGTCGGTAACAGACTTTCCAATCATTCTTCCTGCAGTTCCTAATGACTTCCAACTAGCACATGTAGATGTCATACGAAAACAGAACGAGATGAGCAAGGAAATCTATCTGAATTACACCAATGGTCATCGGGATTTCACTATTGCGGAATTCAGCAGTACAGAATCATTCAGTTTTGGCATAATGGCAGACCAAGATGACGCCTTATTGGAAGAACTTATAATTGGTGGACAAAAAGGAAGCTTGATTACGTACAAAAATAACACCCGTCAATTGATATGGATGACAGAGAGTCACTATTTCAGCATTGAAGGCAACCTAACGAAGGAAGAAATCATCAAGATTGCGAAATCTATGTAA
- a CDS encoding SRPBCC domain-containing protein, translating into MAVASKGVKNEVIIQAPVELTWFAWTISDRVSQWFAPEAVVEAKVGGAYELYFIPGNREGMNTMGCKIVSLVPQKELSFTWKGPDQFRDIMNQEDELTTVCVHFVSMDEVTTRVTVEHIGFRDESEWKEAVDWHQIAWNGVLSSLKAALEKGEGNLCCQPVND; encoded by the coding sequence ATGGCAGTAGCAAGCAAAGGGGTTAAGAATGAGGTCATCATCCAAGCGCCAGTGGAATTGACGTGGTTTGCTTGGACGATTTCAGACCGCGTCTCACAGTGGTTTGCACCTGAGGCGGTGGTGGAAGCGAAAGTCGGCGGGGCATATGAATTGTATTTCATTCCTGGCAATCGAGAGGGCATGAATACGATGGGCTGCAAAATTGTCTCCCTGGTGCCGCAGAAAGAATTGTCGTTCACTTGGAAAGGTCCCGATCAATTTCGAGACATTATGAATCAGGAAGATGAACTGACAACAGTTTGTGTACATTTTGTATCAATGGATGAAGTAACAACCAGGGTGACTGTGGAGCATATCGGCTTCCGGGATGAGAGTGAGTGGAAGGAAGCGGTTGACTGGCATCAAATCGCGTGGAATGGGGTTCTTTCCAGCTTGAAGGCGGCGCTTGAAAAAGGGGAAGGAAATTTGTGCTG